The window TCTTCAGGTTCAGTCAGCATAACCCCCACCCGCTTCATCCCAACCTGGCCCTGGCAGTCCCATCCCGCCGGCTACTTCCAGCTCTGCAACGAGTCCGACTttgacctccccctccgcccccactcccacttcttcgccaactACGCCCGCTccaaagccgaagccgagagGGCAATCTGCTCCGCCAACACGGCCAACTTCCGAACCGGCTGCCTCCGCCCGGGAAACGCAATCTACGGCCAAAAGACCGACCCCTTGGTTGGGAACATCCtccgggagggggagtacATCGCCTTTACTCCCCAGGTGATCCAGTCATTTGTCTACTCCCGCAACGTCTCGTTGGCGCACCTCCAGTTCGAAGCCGCGCTCCTGCCATCCCCCTCTGGTACCGCCCCCCCGGCGTGTGCAGGGAGACCGTTCGTCATAACAGACGCCGGACCACCCATCACCTTCCGTGACATGGCCCTAGCATGCGAGACGCTCTCCGATGCCAAGTTCGCTTACTCTGAGGCTTcgcccctcatcatccacgcTATCGCCCACGTTATGGAATTCTGGTCGTTGCTCTTGGCAAGAGCCCCGTTTTTGACGAGGTGGTTTGGGTGGAAAGAGGCAAAGGGGCCGATCGGTATGCTCCAGCCTGCGGTGTTGAATGTGGGGATTCACTCCGTGGTGGATGACAGCAAGgccaggaggagggtggaggagggggggatagGGTACACGCCTGTGGCGAGCACACTGGAGGGGATCTCGATGCAGATTTCGGAGTTTAATGAGGATgtgagggcggggaggatcaagggggtggggttgagggagggaaaAAAGATGGCAatggttgctgaggaggcgggggctCTTGCTTCgtaggggggagggttgtgaggaggtggttgatatatatatatatatcggAGTGACAACTTGGTCGGGTTACCAATGCCGTGAGTTTTTGGCAAcgaggtaggtagggaggGTGAAACAGACAGTCTAACAAAAACTTGGCCAACGTCACACGGTTGGAGAAAAAAGTATAAAAGGTGAACAGCCTTACAGAGATTAGCTGTGCCATATCCAATCTTGCCCTCTCTGTCTGTCTCGCGTGGGAAGCGTAACACACACAGTCTCCCGACACCACACCTCTGTTcaactccaacccaaccataGAAACAGACGACGAAAAGAAATAAAATGAAATTCAATCCAACTGAGCGCGCCATCCCATCCAAAATGGTGCCTGGTTAATATGTCCCGTGGTATCAAGATAAAATGACCCCCTAAACGCCCATCCTTCCATCCAAAGTAACGCCAGAAACAATGCTAAACAATAACTCAACGCAAAACTCAGCGCAAAAATCCAGAAATCAACAATACGCCTCGGTAGTCTCAGAACCCCCAAGACCCAAGACTGCGCAACCCAAACTCAAGAAGTAGGAGCCCTCTCCGCCCTAGGcaaaaccctcccctcctcatccctcgccttccccttccccttggtAACCGTAATCCcgtgttcctcctcctccctcctcccctcctgcccaaccaacctaggcacctcatcactccccctcagcatcctactcccctccccatagTACTCATCcccactctcctccccctccaacaaaccccccccaccaccacctctatTATGCGTCTCAAAATCCGGCGCCTCAATCCACTCCCTCGGCACAACACAAGGCAGCGCAACCCCAATACTCGCCGCCCTGTTCAACCAccccggccccggcctcCCCGTCAACTTCTCGCACAAATAACTCGTGAAATGGTTGCAATTCTTGGTCAGCAAATTATACGACGTGCCCAAAAACTCCTCCGACGCCCTCCGGATGATGGAGTCAATCTCGGCTTCGGTGGCCAGGGTGAACCCGTGGAGGATCTCAGTGCGAAAGGTTCCCCCGGGGGGCAGGGTGAGGGGTTTGGTCCAGTAGACGCCTGTGAGGCCGGGGCGGTCGTGACCGCCGTAGGCGTAttctttgttgttgaggacgaCGCCtgagtggaggagggaggttcCCAGGGCCCagagggtgttggagagtTTTCCCGGGGGTAAGAGGTCGTAGACGTGGATGGTGATTTCGGTTttttggagggagagggtggagcggtgggaggggcgggaggggcgGGCTGGGGGGcgggttgaggatggcattttttggtggttttgatgATAGTGActgtgatggatggatgggttgatGGTTCAAGAGGTATCAGGTTTAAAAAGCGAGCAAgattttggtggtggaggtcaATAATGTGGCTGCGCAAGTGTAGGTCCGGATAGCTGCGATAGGCAACACTAGGTTGGTGAGGAATGGCAGAACAAAGAGCTGCTGCGCAAACTGATTTCTGATAGCGAGGATGCCGCGACTAGGATCGGGGTTGTGAGGGGTGCATTCCGAAGGTGTTTGTGGgtttgtgatgatgaagatggagatAGTTTCGGTCTAATCGTAATCAAGACACACAAGGCAATTGTGCTGTGCGAAGAGTAATGCATCAGAAACACTTTCCAGGTGACCGCCCGCTGCTgcagatgatggatggatgtctTTCGCATCCGGCGGGCGCGGGCAGCTTATCCTTCCAGAAAACCCCACTCTGACGCTCGCGACTCGGCTAGCCCCACTCCGTCAGAGCCGGAACGCACAGTCAGGTCCCGAGGTGGCCCAAGCGCTCTCGAAAAGCTCCCCAGGTCGGCCAATCGATTCTCCAGAGCCAGCCTAACCCCACTGAGATGGATCATTTTCATTGAAATTTCTGCGCTGTGGTGCCCTGATCGTTGCTGGTGCTTTTAAAACTCCAAAAAACTTCAAGAAattgaagaaaaaaagaaaccggCGACCAGAATATCAAGCGATCGCTGGGAAGCCCAACataccaaaacaaaaacttGCCTTGAGCACAGCCTTGTCGTTCACTCTTTCAGGGCTCCTTTTATATCCAAAGTCTCAACTACGCGCGGCTCGTGGCACTCCTGGGTGGCCCACGAGCAAGTCACAACGGCGTCCCTTATTGGCAGTTcattcttctcttctccattACCCCTCCTTCGACCCCTCGCAGCTAGCTCTGCATTTTTCAAAAAGCCAGTGCTTGATTGCACTTTCATCTACCTTTCTACTCGTCAGTACAGCAAAAAAAGAGGTCCAGCCAGAATGCCCCCAAAAAAggccgtcgaggagaagaaggtccTCTTGGGCCGTCCTGGTAACAACCTGAAGAGTGGTATTGtgggttcttttttttttctttttttttttccctccttccctccttctccccactccctccctaGGCTCATATAGATAGTTCTTGCTAACCTTTTCTCTCCCTTATATCAGGTCGGGTTGGCGAACGTCGGCAAGTCCACGCTCTTCCAGGCCATCACCAAGTGCAACCTGGGTAACCCCGCAGTACGCATCGAACGGATTCGATCCTGAAGGGACTGGCGATGCTGATACAAGCCGCAGAACTTCCCCTATGCTACCATTGACCCAGAGGAGGCCCGCGTCATCGTCCCTGATGAGCGCTATGACTGGCTTTGCGAGAAGTACAAGCCCAAGTCGCGCGTCCCTGCCAACCTCACAGTCTACGACATCGCTGGTTTGACCCGTGGTGCCTCAACAGGAGCCGGTCTCGGCAACGCCTTCTTGTCGCACATTCGCGCCGTCGATGCCATCTTCCAGGTCGTTCGTTGCTTCGATGATGCCGAGATTATCC is drawn from Podospora pseudocomata strain CBS 415.72m chromosome 1 map unlocalized CBS415.72m_1, whole genome shotgun sequence and contains these coding sequences:
- a CDS encoding uncharacterized protein (EggNog:ENOG503NXPY; COG:E; COG:I); amino-acid sequence: MQSELGSREPILRGDVQRAFQPWYPSDPDKPPKFLPIFAVVTLSTTLSKPSFTMLILALVALGVFWLYRFNSALRSTPEEARKFSPKRWTKEQVKEAYENVKKNPINFLKHVPPAQERRYIIVGGSGLVGGDIVLQLLERGQSPSSIRILDFAPITRDDMLPKTSACDFVQTDITSIPSVEAAFSKPWPPSVSHLPLTVFHTAAVIRPQERHPLLYSRVSRVNRDGAIIVLNTAKKQHHNCDIFIATSSGSVSITPTRFIPTWPWQSHPAGYFQLCNESDFDLPLRPHSHFFANYARSKAEAERAICSANTANFRTGCLRPGNAIYGQKTDPLVGNILREGEYIAFTPQVIQSFVYSRNVSLAHLQFEAALLPSPSGTAPPACAGRPFVITDAGPPITFRDMALACETLSDAKFAYSEASPLIIHAIAHVMEFWSLLLARAPFLTRWFGWKEAKGPIGMLQPAVLNVGIHSVVDDSKARRRVEEGGIGYTPVASTLEGISMQISEFNEDVRAGRIKGVGLREGKKMAMVAEEAGALAS
- a CDS encoding uncharacterized protein (EggNog:ENOG503NXB6; COG:S; MEROPS:MER0308297), with protein sequence MPSSTRPPARPSRPSHRSTLSLQKTEITIHVYDLLPPGKLSNTLWALGTSLLHSGVVLNNKEYAYGGHDRPGLTGVYWTKPLTLPPGGTFRTEILHGFTLATEAEIDSIIRRASEEFLGTSYNLLTKNCNHFTSYLCEKLTGRPGPGWLNRAASIGVALPCVVPREWIEAPDFETHNRGGGGGGLLEGEESGDEYYGEGSRMLRGSDEVPRLVGQEGRREEEEHGITVTKGKGKARDEEGRVLPRAERAPTS